A single genomic interval of Cupriavidus sp. MP-37 harbors:
- the atpG gene encoding F0F1 ATP synthase subunit gamma, with the protein MAGTKEIRTKIKSVQNTRKITKAMEMVAASKMRKAQERMRNARPYAEKVRNIAAHLATANPEFKHPFMQEREVKRVGMIVVTTDKGLCGGLNTNVLRSVTNELKALQGRGVDVQATAIGTKGMQFLGRIGAKVISHVVHLGDTPHLEKLIGAIKVQLDAFTNGEVDAVYLAYTKFINTMKQEPMVEQLLPLAADKLSQTEEEKRAYSWDYIYEPDAQTVVEELLVRYVEALVYQAVAENMASEQSARMVAMKAASDNAKNVIGELQLVYNKTRQAAITKELSEIVSGAAAV; encoded by the coding sequence ATGGCCGGAACGAAAGAGATTCGAACCAAGATCAAGAGCGTGCAGAACACGCGCAAGATCACCAAGGCGATGGAGATGGTCGCCGCATCCAAGATGCGCAAGGCGCAGGAACGGATGCGCAATGCCCGTCCCTATGCCGAGAAGGTGCGCAACATTGCGGCGCACCTGGCTACGGCCAACCCCGAGTTCAAGCATCCGTTCATGCAGGAGCGCGAAGTCAAGCGCGTCGGCATGATCGTGGTCACGACCGACAAGGGGCTGTGCGGCGGCCTGAACACGAACGTGTTGCGCTCGGTGACCAATGAGCTGAAGGCCCTGCAAGGCCGTGGCGTGGATGTGCAAGCCACCGCCATCGGCACCAAGGGCATGCAGTTCCTGGGCCGTATCGGCGCCAAGGTGATCTCGCACGTGGTGCACCTCGGTGACACCCCGCATCTGGAAAAGCTGATCGGCGCGATCAAGGTCCAGCTCGATGCCTTCACCAATGGTGAGGTCGACGCGGTGTACCTGGCGTACACCAAGTTCATCAACACGATGAAGCAGGAACCGATGGTTGAGCAGCTGCTGCCGCTCGCCGCCGACAAGCTGTCGCAGACCGAAGAAGAGAAGCGCGCCTACTCGTGGGACTACATCTACGAGCCTGACGCCCAGACCGTCGTGGAAGAGCTGCTGGTCCGCTACGTCGAGGCGCTGGTGTACCAGGCCGTGGCCGAGAACATGGCGTCCGAGCAATCGGCGCGCATGGTGGCCATGAAGGCTGCGTCCGACAACGCCAAGAACGTGATCGGCGAACTGCAACTGGTCTACAACAAGACCCGTCAGGCCGCGATTACCAAGGAACTGTCGGAAATCGTCAGCGGTGCAGCTGCGGTCTAA